From Ascochyta rabiei chromosome 16, complete sequence, the proteins below share one genomic window:
- a CDS encoding ubiquitin-binding protein cue5, producing MSEKAGTDKPPESPTTARELDFDDDNDAPTSSAPEKAASPPPTSKSPKPGVRFTEQAEEIPPQKPPRPVDPQVQAQNTLIEAFPDIDTNVVKAVLVASGGKVEPAFNALLSMSDPSFKSEEAPPPQPPRPQPRSQLEQDEMYARQLAEHYQSQGGQQGQGGYGSRTQESGARQSQPYARSNNNNNNNNKDEREYSFFDDDLPEIRKNIEQGFQETQKTVNKWITSFKKKLDGEPDDYDQYGNPVHNDREHGQSSQSRQNYGPSQSDQLYGIRKSAEQRRSADMRRSADHNRYDADNRVLGDDFAQLEMRDNDSQQRSNRPSANPDLFKPTPLSPPQSGPVDEVDALYRNPSPNNQGQGKSGSKKWQPLTSVAPHPETDDHDPFSLGDSDDEDNKTKDTNPEDTDRLKKAAQAKAGATTGELKPATRSGSVGQKDAAAEALLKDAK from the exons ATGTCTGAGAAAGCAGGAACCGACAAG CCTCCAGAGAGCCCGACAACGGCGCGTGAGCTCGACTTCGACGATGACAACGATGCGCCTACATCTTCTGCACCTGAGAAGGCTGCCTCGCCTCCACCAACTTCTAAATCGCCTAAGCCAGGTGTGAGGTTCACGGAGCAGGCAGAAGAGATTCCTCCCCAAAAGCCCCCGCGGCCCGTGGACCCGCAGGTGCAGGCGCAGAACACCTTGATTGAGGCTTTCCCTGACATCGACACAAACGTGGTAAAAGCAGTGCTTGTTGCCAGTGGTGGAAAGGTCGAGCCTGCGTTCAATGCGCTGTTGA GCATGTCTGACCCTAGCTTCAAGAGCGAAGAGGCGCCGCCCCCACAGCCTCCACGACCACAGCCTCGCAGCCAGCTCGAACAGGATGAGATGTATGCTCGCCAGCTCGCTGAGCACTACCAGTCTCAGGGCGGCCAGCAGGGCCAAGGTGGCTATGGTTCACGCACACAAGAAAGCGGTGCACGGCAGTCGCAGCCGTATGCAAGGtcaaacaacaacaacaacaacaacaacaaagaTGAACGCGAGTACAGCTTCTTCGACG ATGACCTCCCTGAAATCCGCAAGAACATCGAGCAAGGCTTTCAAGAGACACAAAAGACAGTCAACAAGTGGATTACTAGCTTCAAGAAGAAGCTTGACGGCGAGCCCGACGATTACGACCAATACGGGAACCCTGTACACAACGATCGAGAACATGGACAGTCGTCGCAGAGCCGCCAGAACTATGGCCCGTCACAATCGGATCAGCTCTACGGCATTCGCAAATCTGCTGAGCAACGCCGCTCTGCCGATATGCGCCGCTCTGCTGACCACAACCGCTACGATGCAGACAACAGGGTACTCGGGGACGACTTCGCCCAGCTTGAGATGAGGGACAACGACAGTCAGCAACGATCGAACCGTCCATCGGCCAACCCTGATCTGTTCAAGCCGACACCATTATCACCACCCCAAAGCGGTCCCGTTGACGAGGTAGATGCCTTGTACCGGAATCCTTCGCCCAACAACCAAGGGCAAGGCAAGTCTGGTAGCAAAAAGTGGCAACCACTCACGTCCGTTGCACCACACCCCGAAACCGACGATCACGACCCGTTCAGCCTCGGCGATAGCGACGATGAGGACAACAAAACCAAAGATACAAACCCTGAGGATACCGACAGGCTCAAGAAGGCCGCTCAGGCTAAGGCGGGCGCGACAACGGGTGAGCTGAAGCCCGCAACGCGGAGCGGAAGTGTAGGCCAGAAGGATGCAGCTGCCGAAGCTCTGCTGAAGGATGCGAAATAG
- a CDS encoding Agmatinase — protein sequence MWNTLALIALTAAFLTADAREISFPPLSGFTSDQAAMGILSPDITQAKFGGLTTYANLPYVHCLAQESEDAEKFDIAVLGAPFDTAITARPGARFGSSGIRRGSQRIAPHTAWSIYTGQNIFTDWAKIVDCGDAPLTFLDNTVALKQLDKAHKVISARKTNSSDFTVPRIVTLGGDHTTTLSALRSTSGHWGPVSVIHFDSHIDTWDPEVLGGGISHYAGVNHGTFLHIAHEEGLIRNTSIHAGIRAPVIRPKGDVRNDVRCGFEMIRARDIDRLGVSGVIEALKKRVAGTKVYISVDIDVLDPAFAPATGTAEVGGWTTRELLSILDGLEGLELVGADVVEVAPIYDNPGETTVLAAAEVVLSLLTLMVNKPVQAEI from the exons ATGTGGAACACATTGGCTTTGATTGCCTTGACTGCTGCATTCTTAACTGCAGATGCACGCGAGATTAGTTTCCCACCCCTTTCCGGATTTACCTCGGATCAAGCTGCAATGGGTATACTGTCCCCAGATATCACTCAAGCCAAGTTTGGGGGCCTGACGACATATGCGAATCTGCCTTACGTACATTGTCTAGCCCAAGAGAGCGAAGATGCTGAGAAGTTCGACATCGCAGTTTTGGGTGCTCCGTTCGATACTGCAA TCACAGCACGTCCCGGAGCGCGGTTCGGGTCGAGTGGTATCCGGCGTGGCTCGCAAAGGATAGCACCTCACACAGCTTGGAGCATATACACAG GACAGAACATATTTACCGACTGGGCCAAAATCGTAGATTGTGGAGATGCACCATTAACCTTCCTT GACAACACCGTCGCCTTGAAACAGCTTGACAAAGCGCACAAA GTGATTTCGGCAAGGAAGACCAATTCAAGCGACTTCACTGTTCCACGCATTGTAACACTTGGTGGAGACCACACTACCACACTTTCAGCTTTACGATCGACGAGCGGGCATTGGGGCCCAGTCAGTGTCATCCACTTTGACTCACACATAG ATACCTGGGATCCAGAAGTGCTTG GCGGAGGCATCTCTCATTACGC AGGTGTCAACCATGGAACGTTTTTGCACATTGCTCACGAGGAAGGCTTAATCCGTAACACATCCATTCACGCCGGAATCCGAGCACCAGTTATTCGTCCTAAGGGCGACGTGCGTAATGACGTTAGGTGCGGCTTCGAGATGATACGAGCACGGGATATCGATCGTTTAGGCGTATCAGGTGTTATTGAAGCCTTGAAGAAGCGGGTGGCCGGAACAAAAGTCTATATCAGCGTGGATATAGATGTTCTGGACCCAGCCTTCGCACCCG CTACGGGTACCGCTGAGGTTGGAGGATGGACCACCCGCGAGCTTCTGTCCATTCTTGATGGCCTTGAAGGACTGGAGCTCGTGGGAGCTGATGTTG TGGAAGTTGCGCCAATTTATGACAATCCAGGAGAGACGACAGTGTTGGCTGCTGCCGAAGTCGTTCTTTCGCTACTCACGTTGATGGTCAATAAGCCTGTACAGGCAGAGATATGA
- a CDS encoding RNA recognition motif-containing protein codes for MAPRRKKQRLSEGGADAVPTAIDAEQAASAPTNDRKSNARRQLFVRGLAKDVTTEALTEFFSDSYPIKNALVVLDKDTKESKGYGFVTFADVEDAQRAQEELDGAKLQGKKIRIESAEARQREGEGESKGQRIKAEREAQKKENQTPKLIVRNLPWSIKNPADLEKHFRSFGKTHFINLPKKPNGELRGFAFVAMRGKKNAEKTLAELNGREIDGRPIAVDWAVDKDAWQTLQKTEQEGDEAEEKADVDMDDASDARSTDGPSENGSEEDDSEDDEDDSNTDYDDEDISDDEDGGAELEEPKPQRPNHVIFIRNLPFTVDDDSLKEHFQRFGAIRYARVVIDRDTERPKGTGFVAFFNEEEMIECLKGVPKVTLHTKNVERKDGATITTTHSVLEDADADPTGKYTMDGRILSLSRAVDKNEATRLTAEGAANRFSRDKDKRRLYLLNEGTIASNSPLYSQLSPSEVKMREDSATLRRKQIQENPSLHLSLTRLSVRNIPRSITSKDLKQLARKAVVGFAEDTKTGKRQKLSKAEIARGGEEMVIAEKIRKKRGKGIVRQAKVVFETEKGSKVGEDTGAGRSRGYGFIEYYTHRNALMGLRWLNGHAVDYKVKGEMPKSKKAQKEALEDKRKRLIVEFAIENANVVSRRSAAEEKSREPKPAKGEADSEEEDVDSAKGSGGKGQKRKRDSSSGGGRDAKKAKGRDSGKKAPGSGAEGSKRPAAAEEGMDKEKLAQRTRIIAQKRQKRKANRAGK; via the coding sequence ATGGCACCTCGTAGAAAGAAACAGCGTCTCTCTGAGGGAGGCGCCGATGCCGTTCCTACCGCCATCGACGCCGAGCAAGCCGCCAGTGCGCCAACAAACGATCGCAAATCAAACGCTCGCAGACAACTCTTCGTTCGTGGTCTGGCCAAGGACGTCACGACTGAGGCACTTACTGAATTCTTCTCTGACTCGTACCCAATCAAGAACGCGCTCGTTGTTCTCGACAAAGACACCAAGGAATCGAAGGGTTACGGTTTCGTCACATTTGCGGATGTTGAAGACGCACAGCGCGCGCAAGAAGAGCTCGACGGCGCAAAGTTGCAGGGCAAGAAGATTCGCATCGAGAGCGCCGAGGCCAGGCAGCGTGAGGGAGAAGGCGAGAGCAAGGGTCAAAGAATAAAAGCAGAGCGTGAGGCACAGAAGAAGGAGAACCAGACGCCCAAGCTGATTGTGCGCAACTTGCCGTGGAGCATCAAGAACCCCGCAGACCTCGAAAAGCATTTCCGCAGCTTTGGCAAAACCCACTTCATCAACCTGCCCAAGAAGCCTAATGGAGAGTTGCGAGGTTTTGCCTTTGTTGCTATGCGAGGCAAGAAGAACGCAGAGAAGACATTGGCGGAGCTGAACGGCAGGGAGATTGACGGAAGGCCTATTGCAGTGGATTGGGCCGTAGACAAGGATGCATGGCAGACGCTGCAGAAGACCGAGCAGGAGGGCGACGAGGCTGAGGAGAAGGCAGACGTAGACATGGACGATGCTTCAGACGCCAGGTCGACCGACGGACCTTCCGAGAACGGTTCTGAGGAAGACGacagcgaagacgacgaagacgacagCAACACCGACTACGATGACGAAGACATTTCAGATGACGAAGACGGTGGGGCTGAGCTCGAGGAGCCGAAGCCCCAGCGACCGAATCACGTTATATTCATCCGCAACCTTCCCTTCACCGTCGATGACGATAGTCTCAAGGAGCACTTCCAACGGTTCGGCGCCATTCGCTACGCACGCGTTGTGATTGACCGCGATACAGAACGACCCAAGGGCACAGGTTTCGTAGCCTTCTTCAACGAGGAGGAGATGATCGAATGCCTCAAGGGCGTACCAAAGGTCACTTTGCACACCAAGAACGTCGAACGCAAAGACGGCGCAACAATCACAACTACGCACTCCGTCCTCGAAGACGCCGATGCCGATCCGACAGGCAAATACACCATGGATGGACGCATTCTCTCCCTCAGCCGCGCTGTCGACAAGAATGAAGCAACTCGTCTGACCGCTGAAGGTGCTGCCAACCGATTCAGCCGCGACAAGGACAAGCGCCGTCTGTATCTGCTCAACGAAGGCACCATTGCCTCAAACTCGCCGCTCTACTCGCAGCTCTCGCCTTCCGAAGTCAAAATGCGTGAAGACAGCGCAACGCTCCGCCGCAAGCAGATTCAAGAAAACCCCTCCCTCCACCTTTCACTCACCCGTCTCTCCGTCCGCAACATTCCGCGTAGCATAACCTCTAAAGACCTCAAGCAACTCGCCCGAAAAGCCGTCGTTGGTTTCGCCGAAGATACCAAAACTGGCAAGCGCCAAAAGCTCTCCAAAGCAGAAATCGCGCGCGGTGGCGAGGAAATGGTTATCGCTGAGAAGATCCGCAAGAAGCGCGGAAAGGGTATCGTTCGACAAGCCAAGGTTGTCTTCGAGACCGAAAAGGGTAGCAAAGTAGGGGAAGACACGGGTGCAGGAAGGAGTAGGGGTTACGGATTCATCGAATACTACACGCACCGCAATGCGCTCATGGGACTGAGATGGCTGAACGGACACGCCGTGGATTACAAAGTCAAGGGCGAGATGCCGAAGAGTAAGAAGGCACAAAAAGAGGCACTGGAAGACAAGCGGAAACGACTTATCGTCGAATTTGCTATCGAGAACGCAAATGTGGTCTCGCGTCGCTCGGCTGCAGAGGAAAAGTCTCGTGAGCCAAAACCGGCGAAGGGCGAGGCTGATtccgaggaggaggatgtgGACAGCGCCAAGGGTAGTGGCGGGAAGGGACAGAAGCGGAAGCGCGACTCGAGCTCGGGTGGAGGTCGGGACGCGAAGAAGGCCAAGGGCAGGGATAGCGGCAAGAAGGCACCAGGGTCAGGTGCGGAAGGGAGCAAGCGGCCTGCTGCAGCAGAGGAGGGCATGGATAAGGAGAAGTTGGCGCAGCGGACGCGCATCATTGCCCAGAAGAGGCAGAAGAGGAAGGCGAATCGGGCGGGCAAGTAG